The following proteins are co-located in the Hemicordylus capensis ecotype Gifberg chromosome 11, rHemCap1.1.pri, whole genome shotgun sequence genome:
- the LAS1L gene encoding ribosomal biogenesis protein LAS1L isoform X1 encodes MAAMSQWKKPRSVVAWQSKAEWDQVMVGLYCGDCQMQRDALDRVSAWKSRYGHRMPLAVESTADLIRCKILDAKGGLKSHELVLTYGLALVRFVNLITERKQKTFIISLRRLAKELNLPVWIVNLRHNLTHGTLPQLVACRRGCDVVLEWLHHTYWSRQLGNDLVGECADEEREELLSADTEMGTDSSLEEAEKSQSPGNQKHQELHEKVTDVLVSYKTQQIGVLQQLQDVEETCKVWCSSSSEVEWIVAQMKDLLQENREIVAGALLGSGFLLPTAEELQILNINYRETKEWDFRIPQTFLRFWQPLLKGLHSKGFTQTLLENMFRELKQHTQGPALRSWYLISWITEILKANMQAKKKPKNSSRKRRSSSKLFLRRVPLQWLKLLDTCLEAPCGASPHLLHLLLSGMEPPLPAETQEKLLYLTSIYTQEDSALLSPNCATDLRKQPIYTVESLQRRARPSGGVRGPDRRAGKQEALSTDRAEGVEEEMETQPGPRLEPCQPESAVALAEKRVALQGATWQVSSEDVKWKNLPLGKVPGQTDDPDDMLVENYTMMSALDQLVNGDQENFPSTSTSEWSSSATEGLLWTQSDLQKLKDGLQLY; translated from the exons ATGGCAGCCATGTCTCAGTGGAAGAAGCCGCGGAGTGTGGTGGCTTGGCAGAGCAAGGCTGAATGGGACCAAGTGATGGTGGGGCTCTATTGTGGGGACTGCCAGATGCAGCGAGATGCTCTGGACCGAGTGTCCGCTTGGAAGAGCAG GTACGGACACAGAATGCCTTTAGCTGTTGAAAGCACTGCGGATTTGATTCGCTGTAAAATCCTGGATGCCAAAGGTGGCCTGAAATCCCATGAGCTGGTCCTCACCTATGGCCTGGCTCTTGTGAG GTTTGTGAATCTAATCACAGAGCGGAAGCAGAAAACTTTTATCATTTCGCTGAGGCGGTTAGCTAAAGAG TTGAACCTTCCTGTCTGGATTGTGAACCTCCGGCACAATTTGACCCATGGGACTCTTCCTCAGCTGGTTGCTTGTCGGAGAG GCTGTGATGTGGTACTTGAGTGGCTCCATCATACCTACTGGAGCCGTCAGTTGGGCAATGATCTAGTCGGCGAATGTGCAGACGAGGAGAGAGAGGAGTTGCTTTCAGCCGATACCGAGATGGGTACAGACAGCAGCCTAGAGGAGGCAGAGAAATCGCAATCACCGGGCAACCAGAAACACCAGGAACTCCATG AGAAAGTCACAGATGTTCTGGTTTCCTATAAAACCCAACAAATTGGG GTTCTCCAGCAGCTGCAAGATGTCGAGGAGACCTGCAAAGTGTGGTGTAGCTCTTCCTCCGAAGTGGAGTGGATCGTGGCCCAGATGAAAGATTTACTGCAAGAGAACAG GGAGATTGTGGCTGGAGCATTGCTGGGCAGTGGCTTCCTCCTCCCGACGGCGGAAGAGCTGCAGATCCTAAATATCAACTATCGAG AGACCAAAGAGTGGGATTTCAGAATCCCCCAGACATTTCTCCGCTTCTGGCAGCCCCTGCTAAAGGGTCTGCATAGCAAAGGCTTCACACAGACCCTGCTAGAGAACATGTTCCGCGAGCTCAAGCAGCACACCCAGGGGCCGGCGCTGCGGTCGTGGTACCTGATCAGCTGGATCACGGAGATCCTGAAGGCCAACATGCAAGCGA AGAAAAAACCCAAGAATTCCTCCCGGAAGCGCAGAAGCTCCTCCAAGCTGTTCCTCCGCCGCGTGCCGCTGCAGTGGCTCAAGCTCCTGGACACTTGCCTGGAAGCCCCTTGCGGGGCGAGTCCCCACCTCTTGCACCT GCTCTTGTCCGGCATGGAGCCGCCTCTGCCCGCCGAGACCCAGGAGAAACTGCTCTATCTCACCTCCATCTACACCCAAGAAGACAGCGCTCTGCTCAGCCCCAACTGCGCCACGGATCTCCGCAAGCAGCCCATCTATACCGTGGAGAGCTTGCAGAGGAGAGCCAGGCCGAGCGGTGGGGTCCGTGGGCCCGACCGGAGAGCTGGGAAGCAGGAGGCGCTCTCCACGGACCGGGCCGAGGGCGTGGAGGAAGAGATGGAGACGCAGCCAGGACCCCGGCTTGAGCCTTGCCAGCCCGAGAGCGCCGTGGCGCTCGCTGAGAAGAGGGTGGCGCTGCAGGGAGCCACCTGGCAGGTCAGCTCAG AGGACGTGAAGTGGAAAAATCTGCCTTTGGGGAAGGTCCCTGGCCAGACGGACGATCCTGATGACATGTTAGTGGAGAACTACACCATGATGTCGGCCCTTGACCAGCTGGTCAATGGAGACCAGGAAAACTTCCCCAGCACCAG CACTTCAGAATGGAGCAGCTCAGCTACGGAGGGCCTATTGTGGACCCAGAGCGACCTCCAGAAGTTGAAAGATGGTCTCCAGCTTTACTGA
- the LAS1L gene encoding ribosomal biogenesis protein LAS1L isoform X2 yields MLWTECPLGRAGCDVVLEWLHHTYWSRQLGNDLVGECADEEREELLSADTEMGTDSSLEEAEKSQSPGNQKHQELHEKVTDVLVSYKTQQIGVLQQLQDVEETCKVWCSSSSEVEWIVAQMKDLLQENREIVAGALLGSGFLLPTAEELQILNINYRETKEWDFRIPQTFLRFWQPLLKGLHSKGFTQTLLENMFRELKQHTQGPALRSWYLISWITEILKANMQAKKKPKNSSRKRRSSSKLFLRRVPLQWLKLLDTCLEAPCGASPHLLHLLLSGMEPPLPAETQEKLLYLTSIYTQEDSALLSPNCATDLRKQPIYTVESLQRRARPSGGVRGPDRRAGKQEALSTDRAEGVEEEMETQPGPRLEPCQPESAVALAEKRVALQGATWQVSSEDVKWKNLPLGKVPGQTDDPDDMLVENYTMMSALDQLVNGDQENFPSTSTSEWSSSATEGLLWTQSDLQKLKDGLQLY; encoded by the exons ATGCTCTGGACCGAGTGTCCGCTTGGAAGAGCAG GCTGTGATGTGGTACTTGAGTGGCTCCATCATACCTACTGGAGCCGTCAGTTGGGCAATGATCTAGTCGGCGAATGTGCAGACGAGGAGAGAGAGGAGTTGCTTTCAGCCGATACCGAGATGGGTACAGACAGCAGCCTAGAGGAGGCAGAGAAATCGCAATCACCGGGCAACCAGAAACACCAGGAACTCCATG AGAAAGTCACAGATGTTCTGGTTTCCTATAAAACCCAACAAATTGGG GTTCTCCAGCAGCTGCAAGATGTCGAGGAGACCTGCAAAGTGTGGTGTAGCTCTTCCTCCGAAGTGGAGTGGATCGTGGCCCAGATGAAAGATTTACTGCAAGAGAACAG GGAGATTGTGGCTGGAGCATTGCTGGGCAGTGGCTTCCTCCTCCCGACGGCGGAAGAGCTGCAGATCCTAAATATCAACTATCGAG AGACCAAAGAGTGGGATTTCAGAATCCCCCAGACATTTCTCCGCTTCTGGCAGCCCCTGCTAAAGGGTCTGCATAGCAAAGGCTTCACACAGACCCTGCTAGAGAACATGTTCCGCGAGCTCAAGCAGCACACCCAGGGGCCGGCGCTGCGGTCGTGGTACCTGATCAGCTGGATCACGGAGATCCTGAAGGCCAACATGCAAGCGA AGAAAAAACCCAAGAATTCCTCCCGGAAGCGCAGAAGCTCCTCCAAGCTGTTCCTCCGCCGCGTGCCGCTGCAGTGGCTCAAGCTCCTGGACACTTGCCTGGAAGCCCCTTGCGGGGCGAGTCCCCACCTCTTGCACCT GCTCTTGTCCGGCATGGAGCCGCCTCTGCCCGCCGAGACCCAGGAGAAACTGCTCTATCTCACCTCCATCTACACCCAAGAAGACAGCGCTCTGCTCAGCCCCAACTGCGCCACGGATCTCCGCAAGCAGCCCATCTATACCGTGGAGAGCTTGCAGAGGAGAGCCAGGCCGAGCGGTGGGGTCCGTGGGCCCGACCGGAGAGCTGGGAAGCAGGAGGCGCTCTCCACGGACCGGGCCGAGGGCGTGGAGGAAGAGATGGAGACGCAGCCAGGACCCCGGCTTGAGCCTTGCCAGCCCGAGAGCGCCGTGGCGCTCGCTGAGAAGAGGGTGGCGCTGCAGGGAGCCACCTGGCAGGTCAGCTCAG AGGACGTGAAGTGGAAAAATCTGCCTTTGGGGAAGGTCCCTGGCCAGACGGACGATCCTGATGACATGTTAGTGGAGAACTACACCATGATGTCGGCCCTTGACCAGCTGGTCAATGGAGACCAGGAAAACTTCCCCAGCACCAG CACTTCAGAATGGAGCAGCTCAGCTACGGAGGGCCTATTGTGGACCCAGAGCGACCTCCAGAAGTTGAAAGATGGTCTCCAGCTTTACTGA